From the Aerococcus viridans genome, the window ATGGCGCGCGGCTGGCAGATATTGGGTCAGACCACGCTTACTTACCAACCAATTTGGCTAGCCAAGATAAAATCACTAGTGCGATTGCTGGTGAAGTTGTGGCGGGTCCTTTCCAGTCTGCTCAACAAGAAATTGCTCGTCAGGAATTAGGACATATGGTTGTGGCGCGACTTGGAGACGGCTTAGCTGTTATTGAACCAGCAGACCAAATTGACACCATTACCATTTGCGGTATGGGCGGCGCTTTGATCGTGGATATTCTAGCCCAAGGGTTAATTGACGGTAAATTAGCGACTAAACCGCGTCTTATTCTGCAACCAAATGTGGCAGAAGATAAGGTGCGCCAATGGTTAAATACTCATTCTTATGAGATCGTTGATGAAGCGATGATTGCTGAAAATGGTAAGTTCTATGAAGTGATTGTGGCGGATTACCGAGACAATCTACAACAAGAATTGACCAGTGACGATATTTTATTTGGCTTATTCAACAAAGAAAAACATGCAGCCATTTTCCAGGAAAAATGGCAATTAGAATTGAAACGGACCAACTATGTATTAGACCAACTTGAACAAGCCAGTAACCGCGATGAAAATAAGATTGCCCGTTACCAAGAATTGAAGGCAGCGATACAAGCACAATTAACTTAAGGAGGCATTGATTTGTCACTCACAATTAGAGATTTTATCCAGCAATTCCAAACTTTTGCACCAGAGTACTATGCCGTTGAAAGGGACCCAACAGGCTTACATTTTGGCCGTCTCGACCAAGAGGTTCAAAAGATTTTGGTGACTTTAGATATTCGCCCTGAAGTGGTTGAAGAGGCTAAGAAAATTGGCGCGGATTTTATTTTTGCCCACCACCCACCCATTTTTAAACCGGTGAAACGCCTAACGGAAGATGATCCGCAACAAGCGATGTATGCAGAAATTATTCGCTCAGGTATTGGGGTATACGCGGCCCATACCAATTTGGATGCTGCGCCAGCTGGGATGAATGACTGGCTTTCTGATTTATACGAGGTTGAAAACGTAGAAGTTTTGCGAGCCCATACGATAGATGAAGTGACAGGACAAGCGATTGGCATTGGACGCATCGGAGATTTAGCTGAACCGATGACTCTTGAAGATTTCGCTGAATTTGTGAAAGTAAAAACGGGCGTCAATGCCTTAAGAATGGTCGTTGCTGATAAAGATAGACCTGTTAAACGGGTGGCTATTCTAGGAGGTGACGGGGGTTCTTACTTCATGGATGCACTGGCTAAGGGTGCGGACACCTTTATCACAGGTGACGTTTACTACCATACCGGCCACGATATGATTGCGGCGGGCTTAAACGTGATCGACCCAGGTCACCATTTTGAAGCAATCGTAAAATCTAAAATGACAGACAAGTTTAAGCAATGGAACGATGAAAATAACTGGCAGGTTGATGTAGTTGCTAGCCAGTTAAATACGGATCCATTTACATTTATATAGGAGGAAATACTAAATGACTTACCAAATTAAAGACCAAGAATTATTAAACCGTTTTGTGACTTATGCAAAAGAGAATACGCGCTCAAACGAGGCGAATGCGGACCAAGTCCCTTCATCACCAAACCAAGTAGCATTTGCTAAGAAATTAGCCAAAGAATTAACGACGTTAGGTTTTTCAGATGTTTTTTACAATGAAAAAGACTCATTCGTTACAGCGACAATTCCTGCAACAGATGACAGCAAAGAATACCCGACAATCGGTTTCTTTGCCCACGTAGATACGGCAGATTTTAACGCTGAAAATGTTCGTCCACAAATCATTGAAAACTATGATTGTGGTGTGATTCCTTTAGGTGATTCTGGTTATGAATTAAATCCTGCTGAGTTTGATTCTTTAAACAAATATGTCGGCCAAACTTTGATTACTACCGATGGAACAACTCTACTCGGTGCAGATGACAAGGCGGGTATTGCTGAAATCGTTACTGCTGGTAAATACTTAATTGACAATCCCTCTATTAAACATGGAGAAGTGAAAGTGGCTTTTGGTCCGGATGAAGAAATAGGTGTTGGCGCTGACCGCTTTGACGTTGAACGTTTTGCGGCTGACTTTGCCTACACTATGGACGGTGGGCCACTAGGTGAATTAGAATTTGAAACTTTCAATGCGGCTTCAGCAGTGGTTGAAGTAGCAGGTAAAAACATTCACCCGGGTTCAGCGAAGGATTTAATGATCAATGCCTTACAAGTGGCTATCGATATCCATAACCAATTACCAGAAAACGAACGTCCTGAAAATACAGAAGGACGCGAAGGTTTCTTCCACTTAATGGGTATGGAAGGGAATGTAGAAGCTGCTAAAGCGACTTACATTATTCGTGACCATGACCGTCAACAATTTGAAAACCGCAAGGCATTAATCCAGGATGCTGCAGGTAAATTAAATGCATTTTATGGTAGTGAAATTGCCACAGTGACCTTAAATGATCAATATTACAACATGGGTGCAATTATTGAAAAAGATATGCGTCCTGTGACCCTTGCTGAAAATGCCTTTGCTGCTGTAGATATCAAACCAGATATTATTGCAGTTCGTGGTGGAACCGATGGGTCTAAATTGACATACATGGGACTACCAACACCAAACTTATTTGCAGGTGGGGAAAACATGCATGGTCGTTTTGAATATGTCAGCCTAGAAACGATGGTTAAGGCAACGGAAGTTATTCTGGCCATCATCGAGGGCGCTGGCAACTATGACAATCTATAAAATACTGTTTTTTTAAATATATGAAGGTAAAAATATTTACCGCAAATAAAGAAGTTGACGTCTATTAGACGTCAACTTCTCCTTTTATATATTTAGCAATTAAAAACATTTGCTTTTACAAAAGGAGTGCTTATGAATTTACAGTTTATTTTAAAGACCCCGACACAAAATAACCTAAAATCTGTATATGAAGACATTGATGCTTATCTAAGAGCAGATGTCGAAAATCAAGTCTTTATTATCACTGACGACAATATGAAATTTGATTTAGAGATGTCTGTTTTACGTCAAATGAAGGCAGTTCAATTGAATGCTGGCCACACAAATGACAATAAATATGCTGGAATGATGCGATTACAAGTGCAGTCCTTCAAACGGTTGGCTTGGTATTTATTGCAGAAACAAGATAGTCAATCAGTTGGGGATGTTTCAGATATTGGGAATATCATGGTTATCGGTCGCGTTTTAGCAGATATGAAGGATGACTTATTGGTATACCGGGGTGAATACGACCAGATTGGATTTGTGGAAGCCTTGGCTGACTTGTTTAAAGAGTTAGTGAACGGTCAAATTACTAGTGACGTCTTTTTAAATTCATTATCTAGCTATGAATCTAGTGACCAGCCCTTGGTTCAAAATCAAGTCAAGAAAATGAAAGAATTGGCTGCAATTTACGGAGAGTATGAAAAGTATTTAGCAGGCTTAACAATGGCTGACCAAAATGTTTTTGCCCAATTGAGACAGGTAATTTCAGACCAAGATTTATCTAAAACAAGAATTATCATTACGGGCTTTGATTATTTTAATGCCCAAGAGTTGGAGACGATTGTTGCCTTCCTTGAAAATTGTCCACAAGTGCAAATTGTGCTGAATTTAGATCAACCTTATGACTTTAGGACGCCGGACTGGTATGAGTTATTTACGGTAACAGGGAAAACTTACAATCAATTGATGCAATTCGTTAGAAAGCAAGAGATTCCATTTGCTAATCCTATAGTAGCTGAATCGAATAATAGTTATGCAGATGGTTTTAAAGTTTTAGATCATTATCTAAGAACGGACAACCGTATTGAAAGTGGCCAAGTTGCGCAAACTGATCCTGCTAAAACGGCAGTCAATCAGGTCATGGAAATTTGGGAAGTACCATCTACTCATATGGAGGCTGACCAAGTAGCCAATGAAATTTATCGATTAGTGTCAGATCCAAATACCGATTACCGCTACAAGGATATCCAAATCCTATCTAGAGATGAGGATACCTATCAACACGCCTTACAGGCAGCTCTTGACGCCAATGAAATTCCTTATTTCGCTAATTTCCAAGAAGACATGGCCCTCCATCCGCTTTACCGGCTGATGATGAGCTTATACCGGGTTTACCAAGGTAATTGGCGGTATCAAGATGTCTTTGATTTACTGCGTAGTGAATTATTAACCCCCGTTGATTTGGATGTCTTGGCCGATTGGAATGGCCCAACTTTTGATTCAGTAGGGGCGGTATCGGATGAATTGTCAGCTTCCAAAAAGGGGCAAATTCAATTCCGGGATGCCATCGATTTGACAGAGAATGTTGTTTTACGAAATGGTTACGAAGGACAATTTTGGTGGTCTAAAGACCGGATTTGGTCCTATATTTTAGTAGGGGAAGACGGCGAAAAAATAGGGACAAAGCGTGATATTGCGATTGAAGCAACAGCTAACCAGGTAAAAGCTTTTGTTGTTGGGGCCTTGTCGCCATTATTTGACAATTGGAAAAAGGATCAAACGACAGAAGCGGCTATTACATATTTCTACCAATTCCTAACCAATAATGGGATTCCAACCAATTTGATGAATTGGCGAGACAGCTATTTAGAGGCTGGGCAATTACAAGAAGCGAGACAGCACGAACAGGCTTGGCAAACCTTTATCCATATGTTGGATGACTATGTCCTCTTATTTGGTGAGGAAGCATTTGACCTAGAATACTTCTTTAAGATTTTAGATTTGGCTTTTCAAAATGCAAGCTATGCCACGGTGCCACCAACAATGGACGCTGTTACAATTGGCTCTTTTGATGAAAATAAGGTTGATGCAAAGAAAATCACTTTCCTTTTAGGTATGTCCAAATATGCCTTGCCAGTGGTCTATGAAGAGAAATCTCTTTTAACCAACGAGGACCGGCAACTAGTGGTCAGTCAATTAGATGACTTACAAGCCTTAAAACAATCGGCAGATAGTAAGAATAACAATGAAGCCTATAAAGCTTATTTGGCATTCCTATCTGCCACAGATCATTTATATATTTCCTATCCCTTGAATAACGGCGATGCGGATACTGAAGGCTTGTCGCCAATGATCGGCCGTATTGCAGAGGCTTTTGATATTCAAACCAAATATCTACGGCAACCATCTGACCATGCAGCTGAAAAAACCTTGTTAAAACTGGGTAATGGTCACACACAAGTCCGTTATTTACTGAAAGCCATGGCCCAAGATGCCCACGGCCAACAACGTTTAAGCCAGATATGGCGCCCTGTATATGACCAGGTAGTATCCAATCAATCTGTTGCTGGTTTCTTTAAATGGTTGCAGTCTAGTTTGACCTACCATAATACGGTACTGCCACTTACACCAGAATTGTCCCGGTCCCTATACGGGGATATTTTGGCCGTATCTGTGTCCCAGCTTGAACTCTATAATCGAGATCCCTTCTCTTATTATTTGAAATATGGGTTGAAATTAAAAGAGCGACCTAGCTTCCAATTAGATTCCTTGCAAACAGGGAATTATTTCCATGAAATGCTGGACCATTTTTTCAAGGAAGTAAATCAAAAAGATTTTGATTTGGCGAA encodes:
- a CDS encoding tRNA (adenine(22)-N(1))-methyltransferase, producing the protein MNVNHLSDRLASVATFVKDGARLADIGSDHAYLPTNLASQDKITSAIAGEVVAGPFQSAQQEIARQELGHMVVARLGDGLAVIEPADQIDTITICGMGGALIVDILAQGLIDGKLATKPRLILQPNVAEDKVRQWLNTHSYEIVDEAMIAENGKFYEVIVADYRDNLQQELTSDDILFGLFNKEKHAAIFQEKWQLELKRTNYVLDQLEQASNRDENKIARYQELKAAIQAQLT
- a CDS encoding Nif3-like dinuclear metal center hexameric protein, which gives rise to MSLTIRDFIQQFQTFAPEYYAVERDPTGLHFGRLDQEVQKILVTLDIRPEVVEEAKKIGADFIFAHHPPIFKPVKRLTEDDPQQAMYAEIIRSGIGVYAAHTNLDAAPAGMNDWLSDLYEVENVEVLRAHTIDEVTGQAIGIGRIGDLAEPMTLEDFAEFVKVKTGVNALRMVVADKDRPVKRVAILGGDGGSYFMDALAKGADTFITGDVYYHTGHDMIAAGLNVIDPGHHFEAIVKSKMTDKFKQWNDENNWQVDVVASQLNTDPFTFI
- the pepT gene encoding peptidase T — its product is MTYQIKDQELLNRFVTYAKENTRSNEANADQVPSSPNQVAFAKKLAKELTTLGFSDVFYNEKDSFVTATIPATDDSKEYPTIGFFAHVDTADFNAENVRPQIIENYDCGVIPLGDSGYELNPAEFDSLNKYVGQTLITTDGTTLLGADDKAGIAEIVTAGKYLIDNPSIKHGEVKVAFGPDEEIGVGADRFDVERFAADFAYTMDGGPLGELEFETFNAASAVVEVAGKNIHPGSAKDLMINALQVAIDIHNQLPENERPENTEGREGFFHLMGMEGNVEAAKATYIIRDHDRQQFENRKALIQDAAGKLNAFYGSEIATVTLNDQYYNMGAIIEKDMRPVTLAENAFAAVDIKPDIIAVRGGTDGSKLTYMGLPTPNLFAGGENMHGRFEYVSLETMVKATEVILAIIEGAGNYDNL
- a CDS encoding PD-(D/E)XK nuclease family protein — encoded protein: MNLQFILKTPTQNNLKSVYEDIDAYLRADVENQVFIITDDNMKFDLEMSVLRQMKAVQLNAGHTNDNKYAGMMRLQVQSFKRLAWYLLQKQDSQSVGDVSDIGNIMVIGRVLADMKDDLLVYRGEYDQIGFVEALADLFKELVNGQITSDVFLNSLSSYESSDQPLVQNQVKKMKELAAIYGEYEKYLAGLTMADQNVFAQLRQVISDQDLSKTRIIITGFDYFNAQELETIVAFLENCPQVQIVLNLDQPYDFRTPDWYELFTVTGKTYNQLMQFVRKQEIPFANPIVAESNNSYADGFKVLDHYLRTDNRIESGQVAQTDPAKTAVNQVMEIWEVPSTHMEADQVANEIYRLVSDPNTDYRYKDIQILSRDEDTYQHALQAALDANEIPYFANFQEDMALHPLYRLMMSLYRVYQGNWRYQDVFDLLRSELLTPVDLDVLADWNGPTFDSVGAVSDELSASKKGQIQFRDAIDLTENVVLRNGYEGQFWWSKDRIWSYILVGEDGEKIGTKRDIAIEATANQVKAFVVGALSPLFDNWKKDQTTEAAITYFYQFLTNNGIPTNLMNWRDSYLEAGQLQEARQHEQAWQTFIHMLDDYVLLFGEEAFDLEYFFKILDLAFQNASYATVPPTMDAVTIGSFDENKVDAKKITFLLGMSKYALPVVYEEKSLLTNEDRQLVVSQLDDLQALKQSADSKNNNEAYKAYLAFLSATDHLYISYPLNNGDADTEGLSPMIGRIAEAFDIQTKYLRQPSDHAAEKTLLKLGNGHTQVRYLLKAMAQDAHGQQRLSQIWRPVYDQVVSNQSVAGFFKWLQSSLTYHNTVLPLTPELSRSLYGDILAVSVSQLELYNRDPFSYYLKYGLKLKERPSFQLDSLQTGNYFHEMLDHFFKEVNQKDFDLANLSDGEVKGILGEVTDKLNDPDVYPEYTIFKVNHRNSYLQESMKETIQLLIENIIKQRQAVNVETIETEQRFGYTQNEDEEEETITHFTLANGQEVRLRGKIDRIDAVSQVESGLKQNFIQVVDYKSSAHDVKFDQIYVGSQLQLYTYLKVALDQLNQDGQTALPLGAFYQRIFQPQVKIKKQTDLTDKNIADQILADLKLSGYVRADYDLLEDIHSEGLEPGGKSSVYAVSRNKGGDFAKYAKVLTQDELNKLLAFVEEKIVATAEQIVSGHIALNPLDDDPYVPSMTEPYRSVSMFDATDYTNKYRPNPSMNQDEFFKALMTDAHVDESVAEEDQTDDEE